In a genomic window of Methanogenium sp. S4BF:
- a CDS encoding flippase, whose protein sequence is MISFISTIILTTIGFVATMYFAHILGKTSYGIYALFLAYFGIFNLIGDGGFGGAAVKRISEEKEPDEYFSAFIVLRIILLVVSAAVVFVMQPLLVDLLGTSGMIYWLIFALVAGVLHGITTNGVYGTGMVGINQTSCIINDVTRVIFQVCAVFFGFGVAGLAGGFTAGIFVSGLTCLPFLRLHLTRFKITHIQNLLAFSFWIFLSGSGVIIFSYADTILIGHFLTPADVGIYRIAFQFTAAATFTTFALRTTLYPKISRWHAEGSLNLITPTLARSFTYSLILAVPVAVGGWILGDRLLYFFYGAGFAEGATVLAILLLVQIVNVFMFLQTMCLNAINRPRQSFYATGTAAVVNIALDLALIPLIGIEGAAIATLVTMLVNATIAHHYLSQQVSVRIERGPTFHILLAAGAMAVVILLFRLLIPLSSIFLVLAAVAMGGVVYGLVLMKTDHGIHDEIHDLVVQLGIPLPKWL, encoded by the coding sequence TTGATCAGTTTTATCTCCACAATTATTCTGACCACCATCGGCTTTGTGGCCACCATGTATTTTGCCCATATCCTAGGAAAGACTTCATACGGAATTTATGCCCTTTTTCTTGCATATTTCGGAATTTTTAACCTTATTGGAGACGGCGGATTCGGTGGTGCAGCGGTAAAACGGATATCGGAAGAAAAAGAACCTGATGAATACTTTTCCGCATTCATTGTTCTAAGAATTATTCTCTTAGTGGTTTCGGCAGCGGTCGTGTTTGTGATGCAACCTCTGCTTGTGGATCTTCTTGGCACGTCGGGAATGATTTACTGGTTGATTTTTGCCCTTGTCGCCGGAGTATTACATGGGATTACCACAAACGGGGTGTATGGCACTGGCATGGTGGGTATAAATCAGACCAGCTGTATCATCAACGATGTTACCCGCGTCATCTTCCAGGTATGTGCCGTATTTTTCGGCTTCGGTGTGGCAGGACTTGCGGGGGGATTTACCGCAGGAATATTTGTAAGCGGGCTGACTTGCCTGCCATTCCTCAGACTCCATCTTACCCGATTCAAAATCACGCATATACAAAACCTTCTCGCATTCTCATTCTGGATATTCCTTTCAGGAAGTGGCGTCATCATATTCTCATACGCCGACACCATCCTTATTGGCCACTTCTTGACGCCCGCAGATGTCGGTATTTACCGGATTGCCTTTCAGTTCACCGCTGCCGCCACCTTTACGACATTTGCTCTCCGAACCACCCTGTACCCAAAGATCAGCCGGTGGCATGCGGAAGGCTCCCTCAACCTTATCACCCCCACCCTTGCCCGCTCCTTCACCTACTCCCTCATCCTCGCCGTCCCGGTCGCTGTTGGCGGCTGGATACTTGGCGACCGTCTCCTCTACTTTTTTTATGGCGCAGGCTTTGCCGAAGGGGCAACAGTCCTCGCCATCCTCCTCCTCGTACAGATCGTCAATGTATTCATGTTCCTTCAGACGATGTGCCTCAATGCCATCAATCGACCCCGCCAATCATTCTATGCCACCGGAACCGCAGCGGTCGTGAATATCGCTCTTGACCTTGCCCTCATCCCCCTCATTGGGATTGAAGGAGCAGCGATTGCCACACTGGTAACGATGCTTGTCAACGCCACAATCGCCCATCACTACCTCTCACAGCAGGTTTCGGTCCGCATTGAGCGCGGCCCTACTTTTCACATCCTCCTCGCGGCAGGGGCGATGGCCGTTGTGATTCTTCTGTTCAGGCTTCTCATACCTCTCTCCAGTATCTTCCTTGTCCTGGCTGCCGTTGCCATGGGGGGGGTCGTCTACGGTCTTGTACTCATGAAGACCGACCATGGCATTCATGACGAGATCCATGACCTTGTGGTGCAGCTCGGGATCCCATTGCCAAAATGGCTTTGA
- a CDS encoding FkbM family methyltransferase, translating into MVDCGANIGISVLNYKKDYPNAIITCFEPDPIVYRTLMENLEKNCDSDINAIEAAVWTANGEMSFLCEGADGGRLLDGEAEDDKTAIVKTIDLSQYIARPIDLLKIDIEGAEFDVIPHIQNKMHMIENIIIECHLNYSNVDKFSQILTVLKQENYEVSFNTYGPWRDLVHKPHKLPNEFDQYILVVATKKM; encoded by the coding sequence ATAGTTGATTGTGGAGCTAATATTGGAATCAGTGTTCTGAATTATAAAAAAGATTATCCAAATGCAATTATTACTTGTTTTGAACCAGACCCAATCGTATATCGGACATTAATGGAAAATTTAGAGAAAAATTGTGACTCTGATATCAATGCAATAGAAGCTGCTGTTTGGACAGCAAATGGGGAAATGAGTTTTCTTTGTGAAGGTGCAGATGGTGGCAGGTTATTAGATGGTGAAGCTGAGGATGATAAAACAGCGATTGTTAAAACTATAGATCTATCTCAGTATATTGCCCGTCCAATAGACCTATTAAAAATTGACATTGAGGGAGCAGAATTTGATGTTATTCCACACATTCAGAATAAAATGCATATGATTGAAAATATTATCATTGAATGCCATCTTAATTATTCAAATGTCGACAAATTTTCCCAAATATTAACGGTTCTGAAGCAAGAGAACTATGAAGTGAGCTTTAACACGTATGGTCCTTGGAGAGATCTGGTGCATAAACCTCATAAATTACCAAATGAGTTCGATCAATATATTTTGGTAGTCGCCACGAAAAAGATGTAA
- a CDS encoding class I SAM-dependent methyltransferase: MNYMEKTQYFCPKHKLPLKYTYNNEYQCPEGCKYPIVRNIPRFVTDDNYSSSFGLQWNAFRKTQLDSINNLSISRDRLRRLMGGSFEHLIGKNILEAGCGAGRFTEILLSERANVTALDLSSAVEANYDNCSQYPDYSVCQANILHLPFDVETFDIVMCIGVIQHTPNPEETIKKLCSYVRPGGQLIIDHYSLEYPQPLFRRIIRALCLKFPSEISLDIVTMITKCIWPIHRILWKYHSIKPINMVRSVFLKLSPVVDYHDSYPQLSEKLQFEWALLDTHDTLTDYYKHLRSEDDIKLILTECDLLNIHTEIAGNGIEARAQKRI; encoded by the coding sequence ATGAATTACATGGAAAAAACTCAATATTTCTGCCCGAAACACAAATTGCCGCTGAAATATACATATAATAATGAATATCAATGCCCTGAAGGATGTAAATATCCTATTGTAAGGAATATTCCACGATTTGTGACAGATGACAATTATTCATCGTCATTTGGCCTTCAATGGAATGCTTTTAGAAAGACACAACTCGATTCAATAAATAATCTTTCAATAAGCAGAGATAGATTAAGGCGTTTGATGGGGGGATCTTTTGAGCATCTCATAGGTAAGAATATTTTAGAAGCGGGTTGCGGAGCGGGTAGATTTACTGAGATATTACTTTCAGAGAGGGCGAATGTAACCGCTTTGGATCTATCCTCAGCAGTTGAAGCAAATTATGACAATTGTTCTCAATATCCGGATTACAGCGTTTGCCAAGCAAATATCCTCCACTTACCTTTCGATGTAGAAACCTTTGATATTGTAATGTGTATTGGAGTAATACAACACACCCCCAATCCAGAAGAAACAATTAAAAAATTATGTTCTTATGTTAGACCTGGTGGGCAACTTATTATTGATCATTATTCCTTAGAATACCCACAACCTCTATTCAGGAGAATAATCCGAGCTTTATGCCTCAAATTTCCCTCTGAAATATCACTTGATATTGTTACAATGATTACAAAATGTATCTGGCCAATCCATAGGATTCTCTGGAAATATCATTCAATAAAACCTATAAATATGGTTCGTTCTGTTTTCTTAAAGCTATCACCAGTTGTTGATTATCATGATTCCTACCCACAACTGAGTGAAAAACTGCAATTTGAATGGGCATTATTGGATACTCATGATACCCTAACTGATTATTATAAGCACCTAAGAAGTGAAGATGATATTAAATTGATATTAACTGAGTGTGATCTGCTAAATATTCATACCGAAATCGCTGGGAATGGGATAGAGGCGCGCGCCCAAAAACGGATCTGA
- the asnB gene encoding asparagine synthase (glutamine-hydrolyzing): MCGICGILGFHNTTDLKKMVNSMHHRGPNDYGVFEDVYLKFGMTRLSIIDTSRSGHQPMSNDASTIWIVYNGEMYNFREEKNLLQNKGYSFKSESDTEVVLSMYEYYGDDFLLRMRGMFALAIYDKRNGPGKEKILLARDHLGIKPLLYADTGSSFVFASEMKTMLASGLIERKFDPEALRLLLTMGSIPQPLTAVTGVKMLLPGHRLIIERGERRIEQYWQIKSNRVKICKEKSYEELVKEVRKKLEESVRLQLVGDVPIGAFLSGGIDSSLIVALMTKIGGKKLKTFSVGFEEEGAQIDETDDAERIAQYIGTDHTRVVVTGKDVREKIFHIAASLDQPSVDGVNSYFVSLAASKGVTVAVSGTGGDELFAGYPWFITMAKAWEMENEHPYLSAIKTTLGQFSQKKCFNIFIQGNTGKILDYLRMHGGFLSRYAHCYQIFNAHEIPKILSPSMKDHTRIGEERANDIVVMDDMQEFSPINRVTTLCLRGYTQNQLLRDIDAVSMAHSLEVRVPFLDPTLVNLVLSLPDETKLRKNILELKNCKNRNYRETGAKKILIDAGRDLLPEDIDLQQKRGFGMPFEAWLKGPLRDVMEDTLSESSINMRGFFDAEEVRRIKNDFLKGKNGWAGVWLLMIIELWCREVLDVPHSL, from the coding sequence ATGTGTGGAATTTGTGGGATTTTGGGTTTTCATAATACAACTGATTTGAAAAAAATGGTAAATTCCATGCATCACAGGGGACCCAACGATTACGGCGTTTTTGAGGATGTTTATCTGAAATTTGGCATGACACGTCTCTCAATTATTGACACCTCCCGGTCAGGTCATCAACCAATGTCTAATGATGCATCGACAATTTGGATCGTCTATAATGGTGAGATGTATAATTTCAGAGAAGAAAAAAATCTCTTACAAAATAAAGGATATTCGTTCAAATCGGAATCAGATACAGAAGTCGTTCTCAGTATGTATGAGTATTATGGAGATGATTTTCTCCTTCGGATGAGGGGTATGTTTGCCCTTGCGATCTATGACAAGAGAAACGGTCCTGGTAAAGAGAAAATTCTTCTTGCTAGAGATCATCTTGGAATAAAACCTCTTCTTTATGCCGATACTGGTTCCTCTTTTGTTTTCGCCTCTGAAATGAAGACAATGCTGGCGAGTGGACTGATTGAAAGGAAATTTGATCCTGAAGCATTGCGGCTTCTGCTCACGATGGGATCGATCCCTCAGCCACTGACTGCTGTAACTGGTGTCAAAATGCTCCTTCCGGGTCATCGCCTCATTATAGAAAGGGGTGAGAGGAGAATTGAACAGTACTGGCAAATTAAAAGCAATCGAGTAAAGATTTGTAAAGAAAAATCCTATGAAGAGTTAGTTAAGGAAGTCCGAAAAAAATTGGAAGAAAGTGTCCGTCTCCAATTAGTGGGTGATGTTCCAATCGGAGCATTCCTGAGTGGAGGTATTGATTCTTCCCTCATTGTTGCTCTGATGACAAAAATCGGCGGAAAAAAATTGAAAACATTTTCGGTCGGGTTTGAAGAGGAAGGAGCACAGATAGATGAAACCGATGATGCAGAGCGTATCGCCCAATACATTGGTACCGATCATACCCGTGTCGTGGTCACAGGAAAAGACGTCAGAGAAAAGATATTCCATATTGCAGCATCTCTTGATCAGCCATCAGTTGATGGAGTGAACTCTTATTTCGTCTCTCTTGCAGCGAGCAAAGGGGTTACTGTTGCAGTTTCTGGTACCGGCGGAGATGAACTATTTGCGGGGTACCCTTGGTTCATAACTATGGCAAAGGCATGGGAGATGGAGAATGAACACCCATATCTGTCTGCTATAAAAACGACTCTCGGCCAATTTTCCCAAAAAAAATGCTTCAATATATTTATTCAAGGAAATACGGGTAAAATCCTTGATTACCTGAGAATGCATGGAGGATTCCTTTCCCGATATGCACACTGTTATCAGATTTTCAATGCTCATGAAATACCAAAAATATTATCTCCTTCAATGAAAGACCACACAAGGATCGGTGAAGAGCGGGCAAATGATATTGTGGTAATGGATGATATGCAGGAATTCAGTCCAATTAACAGAGTTACAACTCTTTGCCTGAGGGGGTACACACAGAACCAGCTTCTCCGGGATATAGATGCTGTATCCATGGCACATTCACTGGAAGTGCGAGTTCCTTTTCTGGATCCAACCCTCGTCAACTTGGTCCTTTCTCTCCCTGATGAAACAAAACTTCGCAAAAATATTTTAGAATTAAAAAATTGTAAGAACAGAAATTATCGAGAAACAGGTGCAAAAAAGATTCTTATAGACGCCGGTCGGGATCTCCTTCCTGAGGACATCGATCTTCAGCAAAAAAGAGGATTTGGGATGCCATTTGAAGCATGGCTTAAAGGGCCCTTGAGAGATGTTATGGAAGACACTCTCTCTGAATCCTCGATTAATATGCGTGGATTTTTTGATGCAGAGGAAGTTAGACGGATTAAAAATGACTTCCTGAAAGGCAAGAACGGATGGGCTGGTGTCTGGCTATTGATGATAATTGAACTTTGGTGCAGGGAAGTTCTTGATGTACCTCATTCATTATAA